Genomic window (Saccharothrix australiensis):
TGCGCGATCGCCTTCTTCGTCGGCGCGGTGCTCCGCAACCTCCAGCTGCCCGCCATCGCGACCGTGCTGCTGGTGCTGTCCAGCATCCTGGTCGGCGCGGCGTGGCCCGCGGTGCTGGAGCAGTTCTCGGTGCGGCCCAACGCCAACGAGAAGGAAGCCGAGTCGATCAGCCGGAACATCCTCGCGACCAAGGACGCGTTCGGGCTGACCGACGACAAGGTCGAGACAAAACCGTACGAGGGCAAGCAGAACGTCTCGCTGGACGAGCTGAAGAACGACCAGGCGACGATGGGGAACGTGCGGCTGCTCGACCCCGCGGTGATCTCCAAGACGTTCACCCAGTTCCAGCAGCTGCGGCCGTTCTACGCGTTCCCGGAGAAGCTCGACGTCGACCGGTACAAAGTGGACGGCGAGCTCCAGGACTACATCGTCGCGGTCCGCGAGCTGCAGACCTCGGGCATCCCGCAGGGCCAGCGCGACTGGATCAACCAGCACCTCATCTACACCCACGGCAACGGCATGGTGTTCGCCGAGGCCAGCAAGGTGAACTCGCCCGCGGACGAGGGCGGCAACGGCGGCTACCCGGTATTCCAGGTCGCCGAGGTCGACCAGGACGGCAAGGTCAAGCCGGGCCCGTTCGGCGTCCAGCAGCCGCGCACCTACTTCGGTGAGCTGGGCAGCCGGTCGGACTACGCGATCGTCGGCGGTCGCGGCGGCGACGCGCCGGGCGAGTACGACACCGACCGCGCGCAGTACACCTACGACGGCAAGGGCGGCGTGCGGATCGGCGGCCTGTTCAACAAGCTGGTCTTCGCCGCCGCCTACGGCGAGCGGAACATCCTGTTCAACTCGGCCATCGGCGACGACTCGCGGATCATCTTCAACCGCCACCCGCGCGACCGCGTGGAGGCCGTGGCGCCGTGGCTGACCGTGGACGCCGACCCGTACCCCGCGGTGGTGGACGGCCGCATCACGTGGATCGTCGACGGCTACACGACGCTGGAGAACTACCCGTACGCGCGCCGCACGTCGCTGGCGTCGGCCACGAACGACTCGCTGCCCGGCGTCGCGCAGCAGCCGAACAAGGAGATCAGCTACATCCGCAACTCCGTCAAGGCCACTGTGGACGCCTACGACGGCACGGTGACCCTGTACGAGATGGATCAGAAGGACCCGGTGCTCAAGGCGTGGATGGGGGTCTTCCCCGGCACGGTGAAGCCGAGCAGCGAGATGTCGCAGTCGCTGCGCGAGCACCTGCGCTACCCGGAGGACCTGTTCAAGGTCCAGCGCGACACGCTGGCGCGCTACCACGTCGACCAGCCGCGCGACTTCTACTCCGGCGTCTCGTTCTGGGGCGTGCCGTCCGACCCGGCGATCGACAACGTCACGTCGGCCGAACAGCAGCAGCAGAACAGCCAGCAGCAGCGCGACCAGCAGCCGCCGTTCTACGTGCTGGCCGGTGACCCGACCGGCGACCCGAGCAAGGTGAGCTTCCAGCTGACCAGCTCGCTGGTGCGGCAGAACCGCGAGTTCATGGCGTCGTACGTGAGCGTGCGGTCGGACCCGGACAACTACGGCAAGATCAGCGTGCTGACCTTGAACAACGAGGCCAAGGGACCGCAGCAGATCCAGACCCAGTTCCTCACCTCGGGTGAGGTCAGCGGCGAGCTGAACCTGCTGACCCAGCGGCAGACGAAGGTGGTGTACGGCAACCTGCTGACCCTCCCGGTCGGCGGCGGCCTGCTCTACGTGGAGCCCATCTACATCGAGCGGGCCAGCCAGAACACCCAGTTCCCGCAGTTGTTCAAGGTGCTGGTGAGCTTCGGCGACAAGGTCGGGTACGCCTCGACGCTGAAGGAGGCGCTGGAGAAGGTGCTGACCGGCGCGGCGGCGCAGCTGCCCGACCAGACCGGCACACCGCAGACCGGCACGCCGACGACGACGCCCACGGCGCCGAACGGCACCGGGCAGAGCCCCGAGCTGCAACAGGCCGTCCGGGACATCCAGGGCGCCCTGGCCGCCATCAAGGCCGCGCAGACCAGCGGTGACTTCGCAGCGCTCGGCAACGCCTACAAGGCGCTGGACGAGGCGACGAAGAAGTTCGAGTCCGCGAGCGCGGCGGCGAACACGCAGCCGCCGCAGCAGACGTCGGTGCCGCCGACGACGCCGACCGGCTGACCTGCGGGAAGAGGTGGGTCGGGTGGTCCGGGACACGTTCCGGCCACCCGATTTGCCTTTCCGGGTAACCCCGGCGTAGAGTTCACATTACAACGCGGGGTGGAGCAGCTCGGTAGCTCGCTGGGCTCATAACCCAGAGGTCGCAGGTTCAAATCCTGTCCCCGCTACAAAGTCGGGAAGCCCTGTCCGCGGAATGCGCGGACGGGGCTTTTCCGCTATTGCGTCGGGGGCGCGGCCCCCGAACCCCGCGCAGGGCGGGCGTCGCCCCCCTGCACCCCCCTTGGCTGGGCGCGTCGCGTCGTCGGCTTGCGGAAGCCGCGACGGATGGCGGCGGAAGTCGTGCGGTGGTGTCGTGCGGGTCGGTGCGCGGACGGGGCTGACCTGCGGCGGGACGCGGTTCGGGGGGTGGTGCGAAGTGGGTTTTCCAGGTGTGTATAGTTGGTCTTACCCAACGCGGGGTGGAGCAGCTCGGTAGCTCGCTGGGCTCATAACCCAGAGGTCGCAGGTTCAAATCCTGTCCCCGCTACTGCACGGAAAGACCCCCTCTTCGATTTCGGAGAGGGGGTCTTTCGCTTGTCCGGGTCAGCTCATGTTCTCCGCCCAGTACTGCGCGCAGACCAGTGAGCACACCCGTCCCTCGCCGGCGACCGTGCGGTGCCGGCGGATCTGCTTGCCGCACACCATGCACTCGTCCTTGCCGCCTTGTTCGGGTATCGATCCGCTCGCCCACGCCTTCGCGTTCTTGACGACCTTGTTCTCCATCCACTTGATGCCCACCACGCACCTCCCAGAGAACTGCCTACAAGGAGTGATGATCCCAGCACACGTGGTATCCGCCAGGCCAGGAGGCGCACATCACCGTGTTGTGCTAAGCCCGGCGGCCCCGAGCAAGACCAACAGCGCTCCCCGTCACCTCCGCCGGCCGTTCGGGTGAACGCAAAAGTGCGGTTTCCCTTGCCCGCCAAGCTCTTTCCAGCCGGACTGGACAATTCCGGTCAAGCGGCCGAAAGCGTGGCGTTGATCAGTTCGTGGTCACGGAACGGAGCTTCCCGTTGCTCCGCTTGGCCCAACCGCACTAGCCCGTGATCAGCCACAGTGGACAGAACGGCTGACCATTGTGGACAGCTGCACCTGAAAGTGGCACCGTTGGTGTTGTGTCGGACCTGAACGCTACTGCCGCCGCCCTGCTCGGGCTGCTGCACGACGGACCCAAGACCGGTGGCCAGCTCGTGGCTGAGGCCGGGGAGCGCTTCGGAGCGTTCTTCAGCGTCACCCGCAGCCAGGTCTACCGCGAGCTGCCCGCGTTGGCTGACGCGGGTCTGCTGCGCCTCGGCAAGCAGGGCCCACGCTCCAGTCAGCAGTACGTCCTGACGGCCGCAGGCAAGAAGGCCTTCAAGAACTGGCTGCTGTCCGAGCCCGGCCCGGACCACCTGCGCAGC
Coding sequences:
- a CDS encoding UPF0182 family protein; this encodes MATRPPVGLPRLSRRSRILLIVGAVVLVGLITGSRLLGTYVNWLWFGEVGYRSVYGTMLATRFGLFFAVGLLVGGLVALNLFLAYRTRPVFVPVSGPDDPVARYRAVVTRRMKLFAIGLPALVGVIAGTSAQGEWQRFQLFANATPFNATDAEFQHDIGFYAFQLPFYTWLLSWLFIATAVSFVGAVVAHYLFGGIRLAGRGGQLSGPARAHLSIVAGVFVLLKAVAYFFDRYQLLFSDRNDKFHGATYTDLNAVLPAKLILLCIAVFCAIAFFVGAVLRNLQLPAIATVLLVLSSILVGAAWPAVLEQFSVRPNANEKEAESISRNILATKDAFGLTDDKVETKPYEGKQNVSLDELKNDQATMGNVRLLDPAVISKTFTQFQQLRPFYAFPEKLDVDRYKVDGELQDYIVAVRELQTSGIPQGQRDWINQHLIYTHGNGMVFAEASKVNSPADEGGNGGYPVFQVAEVDQDGKVKPGPFGVQQPRTYFGELGSRSDYAIVGGRGGDAPGEYDTDRAQYTYDGKGGVRIGGLFNKLVFAAAYGERNILFNSAIGDDSRIIFNRHPRDRVEAVAPWLTVDADPYPAVVDGRITWIVDGYTTLENYPYARRTSLASATNDSLPGVAQQPNKEISYIRNSVKATVDAYDGTVTLYEMDQKDPVLKAWMGVFPGTVKPSSEMSQSLREHLRYPEDLFKVQRDTLARYHVDQPRDFYSGVSFWGVPSDPAIDNVTSAEQQQQNSQQQRDQQPPFYVLAGDPTGDPSKVSFQLTSSLVRQNREFMASYVSVRSDPDNYGKISVLTLNNEAKGPQQIQTQFLTSGEVSGELNLLTQRQTKVVYGNLLTLPVGGGLLYVEPIYIERASQNTQFPQLFKVLVSFGDKVGYASTLKEALEKVLTGAAAQLPDQTGTPQTGTPTTTPTAPNGTGQSPELQQAVRDIQGALAAIKAAQTSGDFAALGNAYKALDEATKKFESASAAANTQPPQQTSVPPTTPTG
- a CDS encoding PadR family transcriptional regulator → MSDLNATAAALLGLLHDGPKTGGQLVAEAGERFGAFFSVTRSQVYRELPALADAGLLRLGKQGPRSSQQYVLTAAGKKAFKNWLLSEPGPDHLRSPLILRLVHAGSLTAKQRQSLVDAARASYTADQEAARTAVKTAEDAYAKAVAEFALAHAKAVLKLLDAIPTG